One stretch of Sphingomonas rosea DNA includes these proteins:
- a CDS encoding UDP-N-acetylmuramoyl-L-alanyl-D-glutamate--2,6-diaminopimelate ligase, whose translation MLLSDLLGTPQTGEVSGFALDHRKVSAGTVFGAFEGAVRNGEDFIPQAIAAGAVAVVARPEARVEGAVHIADPEPRRRFAELAARFYAPFPEVMVAVTGTNGKTSCVEMTRQLWRMAGQRSASVGTLGVTTADDQVKTGLTTPDIVTFLSNVAGLKKLGISHVAFEASSHGLDQYRSEGLPVAAAAFTNFSRDHLDYHGTMEAYFEAKMRLFDEVVADDGAAVVWTGDPKSGDVIERARRRGLRLLTVGPGGETIDLKARSASPLGQTLTLGVDGKDHQLKLPLIGAYQAANVLVSAGLVLATGGDWKRTFTGMGRLSPVRGRLERAVITRAGAPVYIDYAHTPDALEAAIAALRPHVEGRLITVFGAGGDRDEGKRPEMGRAAATGSDLVIVTDDNPRTEDPAAIRKAVLAGAPGAREIGDRREAIAAAVAEAREGDIVLLAGKGHETVQLVGDRSLPFDDAQVAREVAA comes from the coding sequence CCGCAGACCGGCGAGGTCAGCGGCTTCGCGCTCGATCACCGCAAGGTGTCGGCCGGCACCGTGTTCGGCGCATTTGAGGGCGCGGTGCGCAACGGCGAGGATTTCATTCCCCAGGCGATCGCGGCCGGCGCGGTGGCTGTCGTCGCGCGGCCCGAAGCGAGGGTCGAGGGCGCGGTCCATATCGCCGACCCAGAGCCGCGTCGCCGCTTCGCCGAGCTTGCGGCACGTTTCTACGCGCCTTTCCCCGAGGTGATGGTCGCGGTCACCGGCACCAACGGCAAGACCAGCTGTGTCGAGATGACCCGGCAATTGTGGCGCATGGCGGGGCAGCGCTCGGCCTCGGTCGGAACGCTCGGGGTCACCACCGCCGACGACCAGGTCAAGACCGGCCTGACCACGCCCGACATCGTCACTTTCCTGTCGAACGTCGCGGGGCTGAAGAAGCTCGGCATCAGCCATGTGGCGTTCGAGGCGTCGAGCCACGGGCTCGACCAGTATCGCAGCGAGGGGCTGCCGGTCGCGGCCGCCGCCTTCACCAATTTCAGCCGCGACCACCTCGATTATCACGGCACGATGGAGGCCTATTTCGAGGCCAAGATGCGATTGTTCGACGAGGTCGTCGCGGACGACGGCGCGGCGGTCGTGTGGACCGGCGACCCGAAGAGTGGCGACGTGATCGAGCGGGCCAGGCGGCGGGGCTTGCGGCTGCTGACGGTCGGGCCGGGGGGCGAGACGATCGACCTCAAGGCGCGCAGCGCGAGCCCGCTCGGCCAGACGCTGACGCTCGGCGTCGATGGCAAGGACCATCAACTCAAGCTTCCGCTGATCGGGGCCTACCAGGCGGCGAACGTGCTGGTCTCGGCCGGCCTGGTGCTCGCCACGGGCGGCGACTGGAAGCGGACCTTCACCGGCATGGGCCGGCTGAGCCCGGTGCGCGGGCGGCTCGAGCGGGCGGTGATCACGCGGGCGGGCGCCCCGGTCTATATTGATTACGCGCATACCCCCGATGCGCTCGAGGCGGCGATCGCCGCGCTCCGCCCGCACGTCGAGGGGCGGCTGATCACCGTGTTCGGCGCTGGCGGCGACCGTGACGAGGGCAAGCGCCCCGAGATGGGCCGCGCGGCGGCGACGGGCAGCGACCTCGTCATCGTCACCGACGACAATCCGCGGACCGAGGATCCGGCGGCGATCCGCAAGGCGGTGCTGGCCGGCGCGCCGGGTGCGCGCGAAATCGGCGACCGGCGCGAGGCGATCGCGGCCGCGGTGGCCGAGGCGCGCGAAGGCGACATCGTGCTGCTCGCGGGCAAGGGTCACGAGACGGTCCAGCTGGTCGGCGACCGCAGCCTGCCCTTCGACGACGCGCAGGTCGCACGCGAGGTGGCGGCGTGA
- a CDS encoding UDP-N-acetylmuramoyl-tripeptide--D-alanyl-D-alanine ligase — translation MSALWTSAEIEAATGGRASAPFDVTGVTFDSREVEEGWLFVAMPGTVADGHDFVARAFAQGAAGALVSRPVEGPHVLVDDVPQALEALAIASRARMTGSVLGVTGSVGKTSTKEALAAALERRHRGKVHRSLKSYNNHTGVPLSLARMPRDSVYGVFEMGMNHEGEIRALVALVRPHVALVTAIAPAHIENLGSMDAIADAKGEIFEGLEPGGTAIIPNDTPYRDRLLKKARRHAETILTFGSGDADVHALHAVRADNGGSLVTARLESTDLTYTIAQPGEHWVSNSLAVLAAVEAAGADLAAAGLALGDMGGLKGRGERHRVALPGGTALLIDESYNANPASMAATLRSLGEEKVEGRRLAVLGTMLELGEHSDAAHAGLAPAIREARVDEVILVGEPARRLLDALGSDVAAILVPDAAAATDALLARLAPGDAVLVKASNGIGLAKLVDRVAGGAATCST, via the coding sequence GTGAGCGCGCTGTGGACCTCCGCCGAAATCGAGGCGGCGACCGGGGGCAGGGCGTCCGCGCCGTTCGACGTCACCGGCGTGACCTTCGACAGCCGCGAGGTCGAGGAAGGCTGGCTGTTCGTCGCCATGCCCGGCACCGTTGCCGACGGCCATGACTTCGTCGCCCGTGCCTTCGCACAGGGCGCGGCCGGAGCGCTGGTGAGCCGGCCGGTCGAGGGACCGCACGTGCTGGTCGACGACGTGCCGCAGGCGCTCGAGGCGCTGGCGATCGCGTCGCGGGCGCGGATGACCGGGTCCGTGCTCGGCGTCACCGGCTCGGTCGGCAAGACGAGCACCAAGGAAGCGCTCGCGGCGGCGCTCGAGCGGCGGCACCGGGGCAAGGTCCACCGGAGCCTCAAGAGCTACAACAACCATACGGGCGTGCCGTTGAGCCTCGCCCGGATGCCGCGCGACAGCGTCTATGGCGTGTTCGAGATGGGGATGAACCACGAGGGCGAGATCCGCGCGCTGGTGGCGCTGGTCCGGCCGCATGTCGCGTTGGTCACCGCCATCGCGCCGGCGCACATCGAGAACCTCGGGAGCATGGACGCGATCGCCGACGCCAAGGGCGAGATCTTCGAGGGTCTCGAGCCCGGCGGCACCGCGATCATCCCGAACGACACGCCCTACCGCGATCGCCTCCTCAAGAAGGCCCGGCGCCATGCCGAGACGATCCTGACCTTCGGGTCGGGCGATGCCGACGTCCATGCGCTCCATGCGGTGCGCGCCGACAATGGCGGGAGCCTCGTCACCGCGCGGCTGGAGAGCACCGATCTTACCTATACCATCGCGCAACCGGGCGAGCATTGGGTGTCGAACAGCCTTGCCGTGCTGGCCGCGGTCGAGGCCGCGGGCGCCGACCTTGCCGCGGCGGGCCTCGCGCTCGGCGACATGGGCGGGTTGAAGGGCCGGGGAGAGCGACACCGCGTTGCGCTTCCGGGCGGTACCGCGCTGCTGATCGACGAAAGCTACAACGCCAATCCCGCGAGCATGGCGGCGACGCTCCGCAGTCTCGGCGAGGAAAAGGTCGAAGGACGCCGGCTGGCGGTACTCGGCACGATGCTCGAGCTTGGCGAGCATAGCGATGCGGCCCATGCCGGGCTCGCTCCCGCGATCCGCGAGGCTCGCGTCGACGAGGTGATTCTGGTCGGCGAACCCGCCCGGCGGCTGCTCGACGCGCTGGGTTCGGACGTTGCCGCCATCCTCGTGCCCGACGCCGCAGCGGCAACCGACGCGCTGCTGGCACGGCTGGCCCCGGGCGACGCGGTGCTGGTCAAGGCATCCAACGGCATCGGTCTTGCGAAACTGGTCGACCGGGTGGCAGGGGGCGCCGCGACATGCTCTACGTAA
- the mraY gene encoding phospho-N-acetylmuramoyl-pentapeptide-transferase, with protein MLYVIAEYLGFPGVLNLIRYITFRAGAATATALLIGLLLGPWFIGWLRVRQGKGQPIRADGPQSHLAKRGTPTMGGLLILVSVTVSCLLWMDLGSPYVWACLLVTAGFGAIGFLDDYDKVKKAHHAGIPGKVRLALEFVIAGAATWLMVRHSGSNLYLPFYTGPVINLEWFYVVFGAFVIVAFGNAVNLTDGLDGLATMPVVIAAIAFTIIAYLVGNAKFAAYLGIPHVLGAGDLTVLLLAIVGACLAFLWFNAPPAAVFMGDTGSLALGGALGAVAVASHHEFVLAIIGGLFVVEALSVVIQVAVYKRTGKRVFLMAPIHHHFEHKGWSEPTVVIRFWIIAFILALAGLSTLKLR; from the coding sequence ATGCTCTACGTAATCGCGGAATATCTGGGTTTCCCCGGAGTCCTCAACCTCATTCGCTACATCACCTTCCGGGCGGGGGCCGCGACCGCGACGGCGCTGCTGATCGGGCTGCTGCTTGGGCCGTGGTTCATCGGCTGGCTGCGCGTCCGCCAGGGCAAGGGCCAGCCGATCCGCGCCGACGGTCCGCAGAGCCATCTCGCCAAGCGCGGTACGCCGACCATGGGCGGGCTCCTCATCCTCGTCTCGGTGACGGTCTCGTGCCTGCTGTGGATGGACCTTGGCAGCCCTTATGTTTGGGCCTGCCTGCTGGTCACCGCCGGCTTCGGCGCGATCGGGTTCCTCGACGACTATGACAAGGTCAAGAAGGCGCATCACGCGGGCATCCCCGGCAAGGTGCGGTTGGCGCTCGAGTTCGTGATCGCGGGCGCGGCGACCTGGCTGATGGTGCGCCATTCGGGGAGCAACCTGTACCTCCCCTTCTACACCGGGCCGGTGATCAACCTCGAATGGTTCTACGTCGTGTTCGGCGCCTTCGTGATCGTCGCCTTCGGCAATGCGGTGAACCTGACCGACGGATTGGACGGGCTGGCGACCATGCCGGTGGTGATCGCGGCCATCGCCTTCACCATCATCGCCTATCTCGTCGGCAACGCGAAGTTCGCGGCCTATCTCGGGATTCCCCACGTGCTCGGCGCGGGTGACCTGACCGTGCTGCTGCTCGCGATCGTCGGGGCGTGCCTCGCCTTCCTGTGGTTCAATGCGCCCCCGGCGGCGGTGTTCATGGGCGATACGGGGAGCCTCGCTTTGGGCGGGGCATTGGGCGCGGTCGCGGTCGCCTCGCACCACGAGTTCGTGCTGGCGATCATCGGCGGGCTGTTCGTGGTCGAAGCGCTATCGGTCGTGATCCAGGTCGCGGTCTACAAGCGCACCGGCAAGCGCGTCTTCCTGATGGCGCCGATCCACCACCATTTCGAGCACAAGGGCTGGAGCGAGCCGACGGTCGTGATCCGCTTCTGGATCATCGCCTTCATCCTCGCGCTGGCCGGCTTGTCGACGCTCAAGCTGCGGTGA